The genomic region CTCGGCCAGGGCGACATGCTCTACATGATCGGCGGCGGGCGCATCACCCGCGTGCACGGTCCCTTCGTCAGCGACCGCGAGGTCGAGGACGTGGTGGCCTTCCTGCGCGAGCAGGGCGAGCCGCAGTATCTGGAGGAAGTGACCGAGGCCGCCGAGGAAGGCGGCGAGGGGCTCGCCATGTCCGGCATCGCCGGGGCGAGCGACGGCGAGAAGGGGCTGTTCGACCAGGCCGTGGCGATCGTCTCGCGCGAAGGCAAGGCAAGCACCAGCTTCATCCAGCGCCACCTGCAGATCGGCTACAACCGCGCGGCGCGGCTGATCGAGCAGATGGAGAAGGAAGGCATCGTCGGGCCTGCCAATCACGTGGGCAAGCGCGAGGTGCTGGTGCGCAGGACTTCCGACGACGACTGAGCCCAGGCGCTAGGGTGGACGCGCGGGAAAGCAAGGGGCAGGGGGCCCCTTGCCCCCGGGTGTCTCGCGAGAAGCGGGCATGACCCTTTGTGGGTTTCGCCCGTGGCGCCCGCGCTGCCATGGTGGCGGCATGCCGAGCCCCGCCTGGCTGCCCCTGTTGCTCGGGTTCCTGACCGCGGTCGGGCCCGTCTCCACCGACATGTACCTTCCGGCCTTCCCGGCCATCGAGGCAGCGCTCGGCGGCCATGCCGGCACGGCGCAGGCCACGCTGGCCGCCTGGTTCGCCGGGCTCGCGGTCGGGCAGGTCACCCAGGGCAGCCTGTCCGACCGGTTCGGGCGGCGCTGGCCGCTGGTCGCCGGCACCGCCATCTACACGCTGGGCACCGCGGGCTGCGCGCTGGCCCCCGACCTTGCGACGCTGTCGGCCTGCCGGCTGGTCGCGGCCTTCGGCGGCTCGGCCTCGATGGTCATTCCCCGCGCCATCGTGCGCGACCTGACGGACGGGCACGCGGCGGCCCGGATGATGAGCCGGCTGATGCTCATCATGGGGGCGGCGCCGATCCTGGCCCCCTCGCTGGGCGGGCTGGTACTGGCCTTCGCCGGATGGCAGGCAATCTTCTGGATCTGTGCCGCCTACGGGGCGATCTGCTGCGCCCTGGTCGTGGCCTGGCTGCCCGACACGCTGCCGCCGGAGCGGCGGGTGCGGCTCAACCTCGCCGGGTTGGTCAGCCGCTACGGCGCGATCCTGTACGAGCGCAGCTTCATCACCCATGCCCTCGCCGGCGGGTTCACCACCTTCGGCATGTTTGCCTATCTCGGCGGCTCGCCGGCGGTGTTCATTGACATCTACCGACTGTCGCCCTCGGCCTATGGCGCGCTGTTCGGCGCCTGCGCGGCCGGCTTCATCGCCGCCTCGCAGTTCAACCCGTTCCTGGTGATGCGCTTCGGCCCGGGGCGGGTGCTGCGCGCGGCGGTGCGGACCATGCTGCTCGCCAACATCGTGCTGCTGGGGATCGCCTGGGCGCGGCCGGCGGATTTCCTGTACGTCATCACCCCGATCTTCGTGACCATGGCCTGCGCCGGCGTGATCCTGCCGAACGCGACCGTGGGCGCGCTGAGCCGGCATGCGGCGCATGCGGGCAGTGCCTCGGCGCTGATGGGCACGCTGATGTTCGTGCTGGGCGCGGTCAGCGGATTGCTGGTCGGCCTGGCGAGCGACGGCACGGCGCGACCGATGGCGGCGCTGCTGGCGATCGGCGCGCTGGCGGCGACCCTGGCCGAACTGGGGCGCGGCGGCGGGGGCCAGGGGATGCGGTGAGGACGCGCAATGCGCCCAATCCTGCCTTCTTTCCATGGCATTCCCGTTGCATCGACCTGTTCGCGCATAAAGGGCGGCGTCTGCCACCGCCGCATCACACGAGGACATCTGCTTCCATGAGCCTGATCGTCGGCATCCCCGCCTGCTGCAAGGAAATCAGCGGGTCCATCCAGCACGCGACGCCCTCGCGCTACGGGGCGGCGCTGGTGGGAGGGGCGGGGGCGCATCCGGTACTGTTGCCGCCCGTGGGGGAAGGCCTGGTCACGGTGCTCGACCGGCTGGATGGGCTGCTGCTCTCGGGCAGCCCGAGCAACGTGGAGCCGCGGCTTTACGGCGTGTCCCACTCGCTGACCCCGGACCGGCACGATCCGCAGCGCGACGCCACCACCCTGCCGCTGATCCGCGCGGCGCTGGCGCGGGGGCTGCCGGTGCTGGCGATCTGCCGCGGCATCCAGGAACTCAACGTGGCGCTCGGCGGCACGCTGCACCAGCAGGTGCAGGACCTGCCCGGCCGGATGGATCACCGCGGCGGCCCCGGCACGCCGGAGCAGCGCTACCGGCCGAAGCACAAGGTGCTGCTGTCAGGGCAGTTGGCCCTGATGCTGGGCAAGACCGAGACCATGGTGAATTCGCTGCACGAGCAGGCGCTCGACCGTCCGGGCGAGGGCGTGGCGGTGGAAGCGCTCGCCGAGGACGGCACCATCGAGGCGGTGCGCGTGACCGGCGTGCCGGGCTGGGCCTATGGCCTGCAGTGGCATCCCGAATGGCAGTTCGCGGAGAACGAGGACAGTCTCGCGATCTTCCGCGCCTTCGGCGAGGCCTGCCGCGCCTATGCGGCCGGCTGGCGCAAGGCGGCGTAGGCCGCGGGGCGGGTCGCTCAGCCGGCTTCGACGTTGACGATGCGGAAGACGAGGCCGGCGGCATCCGGCCCGCGCAACGTCACCAGCTCGCCGGGGCGGAACACCCGCCCGTCCAGGGTCCAGAGCGGCGCGTCATCGCCGCCCCTGGTGCTGCGCAAGGCCCAGCCGCTCTCGACCTGGACCAGTTCGGTGGCCCGCTCGGTACCGTCGGGCAGCACCCGCAGCGCCGGCCAGGGCAGCGGGTCGGCGAGATAGGCCTGCACGTCGATCTGTCCCTGCGGGGTGAGGCAGGCGCGCAGCTCGATGCGGTCTGCCAGGTCCCCTTCCGGCCGGTCCGGCGCATAGGCCAGCAGCATCGTCACCTTTGCCACGCGATGGCCTCCCTCCTGCTCGGGGCGTTCCCGTTCTTCATGGACTGCGGCGGCGTGGCCGTCATATTGCTACGCGCACGCCCAGTTCCACCACGCGATCGCTGGGGATGCGGAAGAATTCGGTGGCCGAGACGGCATTGCGGGCCATCAGCAGGAACAGCCACAGCCGCCACAGCGACATCTTCGGCGTCGTGGCCGACACGATCGTCTCGCGGCCGAGGAAGTAGCTCGCCTGCATCGGGTCGAACTCGACGCCCTTGGCGCGCAGCTCGGCCAGGTCGCGGGGGATGTTGGGGCTTTCCATGAAGCCGTAGCGGATCACCACGCGGTGGATGCCGGGCGCGAGCTGCTCGACGCCGGTGCGCTCGGCCTGCCGGATTTCCGGGATGTCCTCGTTGTGGACGGTCACGAACAGCACCCGCTCGTGCAGTACCTTGTTGTGCTTGAGGTTGTGCAGCAGCGCATTGGGCACGTAGTCGGGGTTGCCGGTGAGGAAGATGGCGATCCCGGGGACGCGGATGGTGCGCGATTGCGGCAGGCGGGCCAGGAAGCTCGCCAGCGGCAGGCTGTCCTGCTTCCAGCGCGAGAGCAGCAGGTCGCGGCCGCGCTTCCACGAGGTCATGATCGCGACCAGCGCGCCACCGAGCACCAGCGGCACCCAGCCGCCTTCCGGCACCTTCAACACGTTGGAGGCGAAGAAGGCGAAATCGATCAGGAAAAACAGGCCGAACACGCCGACCGCGAGCGGGCGGGACCAGCCGTACTGGCGACGGAACACCACCATGGCCAGCACGCAAGTACAAGTGAAGGTGCCGGTCACCGCGATGCCGTAGGCGGCGGCGAGTGAATCGCTGGTGCGGAAGGTGACCACCAGGATCAGCACCCCCAGCAGCAGGGCGAAATTCACCTGCGGCAGGTAGATCTGGCCTTCCTCGGTGGCGCTGGTGTGGCTGACGGCCATGCGCGGCAGGAAGCCAAGCTGGGTGCATTGGCGGGCGATCGAATAGGCGCCGGAGATCATCGCCTGGCTGGCGATGACGGTGGCGGCGGTGGCCAGGATCACCATCGGCAGGCGCAGCCAGTCCGGGCCGAGCTTGAAGAACGGATTGTCCACCGCGGTCGGGTCGCTCAGCACCAGCGCGCCCTGGCCGAAATAATTCAGCACGAGGCAGGGCAGCACGTAGAACAGCCAGGCCAGGCGGATCGGTCGGCGGCCGAAATGGCCCATGTCGGCGTACAGCGCCTCGGCCCCGGTGACCGTCAGCACGATCGCGCCCAGCGCCACGAAGGCGGTCCAGCGGTAATGCACGACCAGCTCGAAGGCGTAGAACGGGTTGACCGACTGCAGCACATAGGGATGGCCAACCAGTTCGATCACGCCGAGCACGCCGAGCGTGCCGAACCAGACCGCCATGATCGGGCCGAACACCCGGCCCATGGTCTCGGTGCCGTGGGATTGCACCAGGAACAGCAACAGGATCACCACGGCCGAGCCGGGCAGCACGAATTCCTTCAGCTCGGGGGAGACGACCTCCAGGCCCTCCACGGCCGAGAGCACCGAGATGGCGGGGGTGATGGTGCCGTCACCGAAGAACAGGCAGGCCCCGGAAATGCCGACCAGTGCCACCACCCGGTGCATGCGGCTGCCCTGGGAGACGCGCAGCGCCAGCGCCATCAGGGCGAGGATGCCGCCTTCCCCGCGGTTGTCCGCCCGCATGATCAGGATCACGTACTTGATGGTGACCACCAGCACCAGCGACCAGAACATGAGCGAGAGGATGCCCATGACTTCCCAGGTGGTCATGCCGTCGCCCTTGAAGACCTCAAGGCTGGCCTTGAAGGCGTAGAGCGGGCTGGTGCCGATGTCGCCGTAGACGACGCCGAGCACGCCGAGCAGCAGCCCGAGCCTGACCCCGGGACGCGCGCCGGCGGCTTCGATTGCCGCGACGTTCATCGACCTGCGCCGTTCCCGACAGCTTCGGCATCATCCTGTCGGCCGGCGACGGCTCGGTTCATCTGCGACCCCCTGGAACCGGGGGAACTGCAGATCCTCCCGGAGTGTGTGCGCGGACGGATACGCGGGCCTCCTGACCGGTGCAAGCATACCGCCGCCAGCGTCGCCGGGGGAACCCGGCCCGGCCGGGGGTCGCGGGCTTGTGGAGGGCGGGGGAGGGCTGGTTCAGCCGCGGGCGCCGAAAATGGCGCTGCCGACGCGCACATGCGTGGCGCCCTGGGCGATGGCGGTCTCGTAGTCCGCCGACATGCCCATCGACACCACCCCCAGCCCGTGCCGCGCCGCGCGGTCGGCCAGCCAGGCGAAATGCGGCGCCGGATCCCCCTCGAGCGGCGGGATGCACATCAGGCCGAGCAAGGCCGTCCCGAAGCGGGCCTTGCACTCTTCTATAAAAGTGTCGGCTTCGGCGCGGGGGATGCCGGATTTCTGGGCCTCGTCGCCCACGTTCACCTGCACCAGCAGACCGGGGGTGCGGCCCTCGCGGGCGATCGCGTCGGCGATCGCATCGGCGAGGCGCGGACGGTCGAGCGACTCGATGACATCGGCGACGCGGACCGCCTCGCGCGCCTTGTTGGTCTGCAGGCCGCCGATCAGGTGCAGGCGCAGGCCGGGGTGGCCGGGGCGCAAGGTGGGGAACTTGGCGGTGGCTTCCTGCACCCGGTTCTCGCCGAAGATATGTTGCCCGGCGGCGAGCGCTGCCTGCACGGCAGAGGCCGGATGGGTCTTGGAAACGGCGATGAGGGTGACATCCTCGGGCCGCCGGCCGGCGCGGCACGCGGCCGCGGCGATCCGTTCACGCACCTGGGCGAGTCGGGCGGCAAGCTGGGCGGCGGTATCGGCGGAGGAGAGTTCTGGCATGGACAAGAGGCTTGTCGGCTGGGCCCGTGCGGTCAAGTCGCGACAACGCTGGAACGGCCGTGCCAGGGGCGCGGTGCTGTGGCTGTTCACCGATGCGCGGCGGCTGCCCGACCCGCTGCCGGCGGTGGCTCGCCTGCCACGGGGACTCGCGGGGGTGGTGCTGCGGCATGACGAGGCGCCGGAGCGGGCGGCGCTCGGCCGGGCGGTCGCGCGGCTGTGCCGCCGGCGCGGACTGGCGCTCGCCGTGGCGGGGGACTGGCGGCTGGCGGCGGCGCTGCGCGCGGGGCTGCACCTGCGTGGCGGGCGCCGGCCGGCGGGCGCGCCGCGCTGGATGGAGGCGGTGACCAGTTCGGTGCATGGCGTGGCGGAGCTGCTGCGGGCGCGGCGGATGGGGGCATTGGCTTTTCTCTCCCCGGTCTTTCCGACCGCGAGCCATCCCGGGGGAGCGGGACTCGGTCCGTGCCGGTGGGGGCTGGCGGTCCGGCGCAGTGGCGGCGCCGTCGCGGCGCTGGGCGGCATGACCGGCGATTCGGTGCGGCGCCTGCGGGGTTGTGTCGCGGCCGGCGCGATTGGTGGTCTGCGCTGATCGCTTGTGGCGGTTGGGACACAGTGTTTCGGAAATGCCATGCCTGCTTCGTTGCGCGGGTTGCGGCTTCCGGAACGGAGCGCCAATACTCCGCCCAGGTCCGGCTGCCCCTCCCGTGCGGGGATGTCGTCCGTCCGGTGCGGATGGATCTGAAGGGGAAACGGGGCGGGGCCTGCCAAGCCCGCCGGTTTGTCGGCGACATGTGGAGGATCGAATGCGCAAGCTCCTGCTGGCCAGCGTGGCCATGTTGAGCGGCACGGTGGGTCTGGCGTCTGTCGCCAGTGCCCAGCTGCAGACCCAGTACCCCTATACGGCGCCGCAAGGCAGCACCCCGGTGGCGACTCCGGGCACCGGCACGGCGATCCAGTCGTTCACCAGCAACCCGCCGCTGGCGTCGTCGAACGTGACGGTGCGTCTGGCCGGGCGCCTGACCGCGTACTTCGCCGCGGGCTCGGACAGCGGCCGCAACAATTCCAGCGTGAGCGGCAACAAGCTCTCCGGCTACTCGATGTGGGAATACGCCCGCCTGTATCCCAGCTTCGATGCGGTTGCGGCGAACGGCCTGAAGTTCGGTGCCTTCCTCGAAATCCGCCAGGACAACGGTGCCGCCGCGACGGCGAGCCCCTCGGGGTCGAACAACAGCCGCGGTGCGCTCTACTTCCGTCGTGAGACCGGCTACTTCGGCACCGATCAGCTGGGCTTCCTGCGCTTCGGCGCCACCGACCAGCCGACCTCGCTGTTCGTCACCGGCACCTTCGAAAACTTCAACGACGGTGGCTGGAACGGCGACGTTCCGAACTTCTTCACCGGCCGCACGATCCCGGGCTGGATTGCGCCGGACGTCGGCGCCCTGTACTCGACCACCAAGGTCGTGTACCTGTCGCCGAAGTTCTTCGACGTGCTCGATTTCGGCGTGTCGTATGAGCCGGGCACCGGCACCGTCGGTGGCAACTCGAGCGGCCAGTGCCCGGTCGCTGGCACGGGCTGCGATGCCCTGTCCTCGACGACCTCTGCCACCGAAGCGGCCCGTCGCCGCAACACCCTCGACGCCGTGGCGCGCGTGCGCACCGCGGTTGGTCCGTTCGGGATCGCCGGCACCGTCGGCACCATCCAGTCCGGCCACGTGCAGTACAACGGCGGCTCGTCGCTCACCGACTATAAGGGCCTGAGCGTCCTCGATGCCGGTCTGCAGCTGACCTATGGCGGCCTCGCGGTCGGCGGCCACATCGACGCCGGTCAGTTCAACAGCGGCTATGCGCTGTCGCCGAAGGGCGCTGGCAACTCGTTCGGTTGGTTGGTCGGCGCGTCCTATGCGTTCGGCCCGGCGATCGTCGGTGCGAGCTTCTACCAGTTCCAGAACCCCGGTGCGTGGACCCAGACCAACACCTCGGTTGGCCAGACCCGCAACGAAGTCGGCGTGGCGGTTGGCGGCACGCTGACGGTGGCGCCGGGTGCCTACCTGTTCCTGTCCTACCTGTATGGCCAGCGCCACCAGGCGGGCTTCGACTTCCTGAACAATGCCAACGGCACCACGAACAACAACGTGAAGGCGCAGGGTATCGCGCTCGGCACGCAGCTGCGCTGGTAAGCCGGCTTCGGCTGAAGTCTCTGCCGGGTCTCGATCCGGTCGGAAGGGCGGTGGTCTCCACCGCCCTTTCTTTTTTCCGGCCCGGCAGCCTTTCCCCCTGACCTTGGCGCGGGGACGGGGGTCCTGTATTGGTGCGCAGTTTCTTCTCACGCAGGCAGTGCATGTCCCCGAGGCTTACCACCTTTTCCGTCCTGCTGATGACCGGCCTGATGCTGGCCGGGTGCAAGACTTCGCCAGTGAGCGAGACCGAATACAACGACCCGCGCTATACGGGGCCGGGCCAGGGACGCGCATTCGGTAGCGACGGGCTGATCCTGTTCGGCGGGCGCAGCAAGACACCTTCGGAGGAAGGTGGCAGCGGGCTCGGGGTGAATGCCTATCTGTGGCGGGCGGCGCTGGACACGCTGTCGTTCATGCCGCTGGCTTCCGCTGACCCGTTCGGCGGTGTCATCATCACCGATTGGTACCAGCCCCCCTCGGCGCCGGGCGAGCGCTTCAAGGCGACCGCCTATATCCTCGGGCGGCAATTGCGGGCCGACGCCGTGCGCATTGCTGTGTTCCGCCAGGTGCAGGAAGGCGGGCAATGGGTCGACGCCCCGGTCAGCGCGGTGACCACCAGCGACATCGAGAACAAGGTGTTGGCGCGGGCACGGGAATTGCGCACGCAGGCAACGGGAAGCTGATCGCGCGGCTGCGGCGACGCGGCCTGAACGGGTCGCGTCGGTGATTCGTTCGGGGCGCCATGACGGTTGCCGGGGCGGCTGATCTGGCCGATACAGACAGGCCACGTGTTTTCAGACAGATCGGCCCCATGAGCAACGTGACCGTCGACGCACCTGCCTCCATTCCAGCGGCCGAGGCGCCGCGTTACGATTTCCGGGCCGCCGAGCCGCGCTGGCAGACCGAGTGGGAACGGCGTGCCTGTTTCCATGTCGAGGACGTGCCCACGGACGGCCGGCCCAAATACTACGTGCTCGAGATGTTCCCGTATCCCAGCGGGAAAATCCACATGGGGCACGTGCGCAACTACACGCTCGGCGACGTGGTGGCGCGCTACAAGCGGGCGCGCGGCTGTTCGGTGCTGCACCCGATGGGCTGGGACGCGTTCGGCCTGCCGGCGGAGAACGCCGCACGCGAGCGCAACATCCATCCCGCTCGCTGGACCTGGGACAACATCGCCAACATGCGTGCCGAGCTGAAGCGCATGGGGCTGTCGCTCGACTGGCGGCGGGAATTCGCCACCTGCGACCCCGCCTATTACGGCCACCAGCAGAAGCTGTTCCTGGACATGCTGAAGGCCGGGCTGGTGGAGCGGCGCGAGAGCTGGGTGAACTGGGATCCGGTCGACGGCACGGTGCTGGCCAACGAGCAGGTCATCGATGGCCGCGGCTGGCGCTCGGGCGCCCTGGTCGAGAAGAAGAAGCTCTCGCAGTGGTTCCTGAAGATCACGGATTTCGCGCCGGAGCTGCTTTCGGCGCTGGATGGCCTGGATCGCTGGCCCGAACGCGTGCGGCTGATGCAGGCGAACTGGATCGGCCGCAGCGAGGGCGCGCGGCTGCGCTTCGCCCTGGCGGCGCCGGAAGCCGGCATCGACGGGATCGAGGTCTATACGACCCGGCCCGACACGCTGTTCGGCATGTCCTTCCTGGCGATCGCGGCGGAGCATCCGCTGGCGGCAGCGATCGCGGCCCGTAATCCCGATGCGGCGGCCTTCATCGCCGAATGCCGCCGCCTGGGCACCAGCGAGGCGGCGATCGAGGCGACCGAGAAGAAGGGCTACGACACCGGCCTGCGGGTCCGCCACCCGTTCCTGCCGGACGCGACCTATCCGGTCTGGATCGCCAACTTCGTGCTGATGGAATACGGCACGGGCGCCATCTTCGGCTGCCCCGCCCACGACCAGCGCGACCTGGATTTCGCTCGCAAATACGGGCTGACGGTGACCCCGGTGGTGCTGCCGGCGGGCGAGGACGCGGCAGGCTTCACCATCGGCGACAAGGCCTTCGACGGCGTCGGCGTGATGATCAATTCGGGCTTCCTGGACGGCAAGCCGGCGCCCGAGGAAGCGAAGGCCGTGGCGATCGCCGAACTCGAACGGCTGGGCATTGGCACGGGGGTGGTGAACTGGCGCCTGCGCGACTGGGGCGTCAGCCGGCAGCGCTACTGGGGCTGCCCGATTCCGGTGATCCATTGCGATGCCTGCGGCGTGGTGCCGGTGCCCGATGCCGACCTGCCGGTGAAGCTGCCCGAGGATGTCAGCTTCGACCGGCCCGGCAATCCGCTCGATCATCATCCGAGCTGGAAGAACGTGGCCTGTCCGTGCTGTGGGCGGCCGGCCCGGCGCGAGACCGACACCTTCGACACCTTCGTCGACAGTTCCTGGTATTTCGCCCGCTATTGCAGCCCGACCGCGGCAGTGCCGCTGACGCGGGCGGCGGTGGACCACTGGATGCCGGTCGACCAGTACATCGGCGGCATCGAGCACGCGATTCTGCACCTGCTCTATTCGCGCTTCTTCACCCGCGCGATGAAGGCCACCGGCCATGTCTCGCTCGACGAGCCCTTCGCCGGGCTGTTCACGCAAGGCATGGTGACGCACGAGAGCTACAAGAGCGCCGACGGGCACTGGCTCTACCCGGAAGAGATCGAGAAGCGCGCCGATGGCACGGCCGTGCATCGCCAGAGCGGCGCCCCGGTGACGGTCGGGCGCGTCGAGGCGATGTCGAAGTCGAAGCGCAACACGGTGGATCCCGGGGCGATCATCGACCGCTTCGGCGCGGACACGGCGCGCTGGTTCATCCTCTCCGACAACCCGCCCGAGCGGGACATGGAATGGACCGAGTCGGGCGTGGTCGGCGCCTATCGCTTCACCCAGCGGCTGTTCCGGCTGGCGGAGAGCGTCGCCGCATTGCCGGCGACCGACGAGGTGCCGCAGGATTTCTCGCCGGCGGCGCGGACGCTGCGGCGGGCCACCCACCGGACCATCGCGGCGGTGACCGAGGCGCTGGAAGGCTTCGCCTTCAACGTGGCGGTGGCCCGGGTCTACGAATTCGCCAACGCCATCGCCGAGGCCGAGAAGGCCGCGGACTCGCCCGACCTGCGCTGGGCCCGGCGCGAGGCGGTGGAGATCGTCGCCCGGCTGGTCTCGCCGATGATGCCGCATCTGGCCGAGGAGATCTTCGCGCGGCTGCGGCCCGGCAGCGAGGTGCTGGTGGCCGAGCTTGGCTGGCCGGATTCGGATGCCGCGCTGGCGGCGGCGGAGACGGTGACGATCGCGGTGCAGGTGCTCGGCAAGCTGCGCGGCTCGATCGAGGTGGCGCCCGGCGCCACGGAGGCGGAGGTCCTGGCAGCGGCCGCGGCCGAGCCGAATGTCGCGCGGGCCATCGGTGAGCGCCGCGTGGTCAAGCGCATCTACGTGCCGGGACGCATCGTCAACTTCGTGGTGGCGGGGTAACGCCATGGCGGCCGGATCCCGACCCATGCTGTCACG from Rhodovastum atsumiense harbors:
- a CDS encoding potassium transporter Kup translates to MNVAAIEAAGARPGVRLGLLLGVLGVVYGDIGTSPLYAFKASLEVFKGDGMTTWEVMGILSLMFWSLVLVVTIKYVILIMRADNRGEGGILALMALALRVSQGSRMHRVVALVGISGACLFFGDGTITPAISVLSAVEGLEVVSPELKEFVLPGSAVVILLLFLVQSHGTETMGRVFGPIMAVWFGTLGVLGVIELVGHPYVLQSVNPFYAFELVVHYRWTAFVALGAIVLTVTGAEALYADMGHFGRRPIRLAWLFYVLPCLVLNYFGQGALVLSDPTAVDNPFFKLGPDWLRLPMVILATAATVIASQAMISGAYSIARQCTQLGFLPRMAVSHTSATEEGQIYLPQVNFALLLGVLILVVTFRTSDSLAAAYGIAVTGTFTCTCVLAMVVFRRQYGWSRPLAVGVFGLFFLIDFAFFASNVLKVPEGGWVPLVLGGALVAIMTSWKRGRDLLLSRWKQDSLPLASFLARLPQSRTIRVPGIAIFLTGNPDYVPNALLHNLKHNKVLHERVLFVTVHNEDIPEIRQAERTGVEQLAPGIHRVVIRYGFMESPNIPRDLAELRAKGVEFDPMQASYFLGRETIVSATTPKMSLWRLWLFLLMARNAVSATEFFRIPSDRVVELGVRVAI
- a CDS encoding DUF3576 domain-containing protein, producing MSPRLTTFSVLLMTGLMLAGCKTSPVSETEYNDPRYTGPGQGRAFGSDGLILFGGRSKTPSEEGGSGLGVNAYLWRAALDTLSFMPLASADPFGGVIITDWYQPPSAPGERFKATAYILGRQLRADAVRIAVFRQVQEGGQWVDAPVSAVTTSDIENKVLARARELRTQATGS
- a CDS encoding porin family protein, with product MRKLLLASVAMLSGTVGLASVASAQLQTQYPYTAPQGSTPVATPGTGTAIQSFTSNPPLASSNVTVRLAGRLTAYFAAGSDSGRNNSSVSGNKLSGYSMWEYARLYPSFDAVAANGLKFGAFLEIRQDNGAAATASPSGSNNSRGALYFRRETGYFGTDQLGFLRFGATDQPTSLFVTGTFENFNDGGWNGDVPNFFTGRTIPGWIAPDVGALYSTTKVVYLSPKFFDVLDFGVSYEPGTGTVGGNSSGQCPVAGTGCDALSSTTSATEAARRRNTLDAVARVRTAVGPFGIAGTVGTIQSGHVQYNGGSSLTDYKGLSVLDAGLQLTYGGLAVGGHIDAGQFNSGYALSPKGAGNSFGWLVGASYAFGPAIVGASFYQFQNPGAWTQTNTSVGQTRNEVGVAVGGTLTVAPGAYLFLSYLYGQRHQAGFDFLNNANGTTNNNVKAQGIALGTQLRW
- the leuS gene encoding leucine--tRNA ligase; the protein is MSNVTVDAPASIPAAEAPRYDFRAAEPRWQTEWERRACFHVEDVPTDGRPKYYVLEMFPYPSGKIHMGHVRNYTLGDVVARYKRARGCSVLHPMGWDAFGLPAENAARERNIHPARWTWDNIANMRAELKRMGLSLDWRREFATCDPAYYGHQQKLFLDMLKAGLVERRESWVNWDPVDGTVLANEQVIDGRGWRSGALVEKKKLSQWFLKITDFAPELLSALDGLDRWPERVRLMQANWIGRSEGARLRFALAAPEAGIDGIEVYTTRPDTLFGMSFLAIAAEHPLAAAIAARNPDAAAFIAECRRLGTSEAAIEATEKKGYDTGLRVRHPFLPDATYPVWIANFVLMEYGTGAIFGCPAHDQRDLDFARKYGLTVTPVVLPAGEDAAGFTIGDKAFDGVGVMINSGFLDGKPAPEEAKAVAIAELERLGIGTGVVNWRLRDWGVSRQRYWGCPIPVIHCDACGVVPVPDADLPVKLPEDVSFDRPGNPLDHHPSWKNVACPCCGRPARRETDTFDTFVDSSWYFARYCSPTAAVPLTRAAVDHWMPVDQYIGGIEHAILHLLYSRFFTRAMKATGHVSLDEPFAGLFTQGMVTHESYKSADGHWLYPEEIEKRADGTAVHRQSGAPVTVGRVEAMSKSKRNTVDPGAIIDRFGADTARWFILSDNPPERDMEWTESGVVGAYRFTQRLFRLAESVAALPATDEVPQDFSPAARTLRRATHRTIAAVTEALEGFAFNVAVARVYEFANAIAEAEKAADSPDLRWARREAVEIVARLVSPMMPHLAEEIFARLRPGSEVLVAELGWPDSDAALAAAETVTIAVQVLGKLRGSIEVAPGATEAEVLAAAAAEPNVARAIGERRVVKRIYVPGRIVNFVVAG
- a CDS encoding thiamine phosphate synthase, which produces MDKRLVGWARAVKSRQRWNGRARGAVLWLFTDARRLPDPLPAVARLPRGLAGVVLRHDEAPERAALGRAVARLCRRRGLALAVAGDWRLAAALRAGLHLRGGRRPAGAPRWMEAVTSSVHGVAELLRARRMGALAFLSPVFPTASHPGGAGLGPCRWGLAVRRSGGAVAALGGMTGDSVRRLRGCVAAGAIGGLR
- a CDS encoding multidrug effflux MFS transporter → MPSPAWLPLLLGFLTAVGPVSTDMYLPAFPAIEAALGGHAGTAQATLAAWFAGLAVGQVTQGSLSDRFGRRWPLVAGTAIYTLGTAGCALAPDLATLSACRLVAAFGGSASMVIPRAIVRDLTDGHAAARMMSRLMLIMGAAPILAPSLGGLVLAFAGWQAIFWICAAYGAICCALVVAWLPDTLPPERRVRLNLAGLVSRYGAILYERSFITHALAGGFTTFGMFAYLGGSPAVFIDIYRLSPSAYGALFGACAAGFIAASQFNPFLVMRFGPGRVLRAAVRTMLLANIVLLGIAWARPADFLYVITPIFVTMACAGVILPNATVGALSRHAAHAGSASALMGTLMFVLGAVSGLLVGLASDGTARPMAALLAIGALAATLAELGRGGGGQGMR
- a CDS encoding YggS family pyridoxal phosphate-dependent enzyme, which gives rise to MPELSSADTAAQLAARLAQVRERIAAAACRAGRRPEDVTLIAVSKTHPASAVQAALAAGQHIFGENRVQEATAKFPTLRPGHPGLRLHLIGGLQTNKAREAVRVADVIESLDRPRLADAIADAIAREGRTPGLLVQVNVGDEAQKSGIPRAEADTFIEECKARFGTALLGLMCIPPLEGDPAPHFAWLADRAARHGLGVVSMGMSADYETAIAQGATHVRVGSAIFGARG
- a CDS encoding gamma-glutamyl-gamma-aminobutyrate hydrolase family protein, with the translated sequence MSLIVGIPACCKEISGSIQHATPSRYGAALVGGAGAHPVLLPPVGEGLVTVLDRLDGLLLSGSPSNVEPRLYGVSHSLTPDRHDPQRDATTLPLIRAALARGLPVLAICRGIQELNVALGGTLHQQVQDLPGRMDHRGGPGTPEQRYRPKHKVLLSGQLALMLGKTETMVNSLHEQALDRPGEGVAVEALAEDGTIEAVRVTGVPGWAYGLQWHPEWQFAENEDSLAIFRAFGEACRAYAAGWRKAA